In a genomic window of Sphingomonas koreensis:
- a CDS encoding AMP-binding protein, giving the protein MSFVTPGLSHVRGTDTPPLIEHTIGEALVRAAEQWGERDALVSVAQGIRWSFAELLARTDRLASGLLALGLKPGERIGIWSPNCAEWTLTQFAAARAGLILVTINPAYRLSEVEYTINKVGLAALVAAESFKTSAYAEMVETLGPERLPTLRARILIGENERPGWLSFADVAAHLAGALPEDLHPSDPINIQFTSGTTGLPKGATLSHRNILNNGYFVGRGMGLSAQDRICIPVPLYHCFGMVMGNLASLTHGAAMVYPAPGFDPEAALRAVAAERCTALYGVPTMFIAMLAHPVLDSLDVTSLRTGCMAGAICPEPLMREVIDRLHMRDVTIGYGMTETSPVSFQTALDDPIHRRTGSIGRVQPHLESKLIDLDGNIVPVGQPGELCTRGYSVMHGYWDEQERTAESIDAEGWMHSGDLAVIDDEGYANIVGRLKDMVIRGGENIYPREIEGFLYSHPAIEDVAVVGVPDDRMGEELCAWVRLRAGAQADAESIRDFCRGQIAHFKVPRYVRIVAEFPTTVTGKVQKFLIREAMIAELGSQSGAQSAETKENQ; this is encoded by the coding sequence ATGAGCTTCGTCACTCCCGGACTCAGCCATGTCCGTGGCACGGACACGCCGCCGCTGATCGAACATACGATCGGTGAGGCGCTGGTGCGCGCGGCGGAACAATGGGGCGAGCGCGATGCACTCGTTTCGGTCGCGCAGGGCATCCGTTGGAGCTTCGCCGAACTGCTGGCGCGGACCGATCGGCTGGCGTCGGGGTTGCTGGCGCTCGGGCTCAAGCCCGGCGAGCGGATCGGCATCTGGTCGCCCAATTGCGCCGAATGGACGCTGACTCAGTTCGCGGCGGCGCGTGCCGGGCTGATCCTCGTGACGATCAACCCGGCCTATCGCCTGTCCGAGGTCGAATATACGATCAACAAGGTGGGCCTTGCCGCTTTGGTCGCGGCAGAGAGCTTCAAGACCAGCGCGTACGCCGAGATGGTCGAGACGCTGGGGCCGGAACGGCTGCCGACGCTGCGCGCACGGATCCTGATCGGCGAGAACGAACGGCCGGGCTGGCTGAGCTTTGCCGATGTCGCGGCGCATCTGGCGGGCGCGCTGCCTGAGGATCTTCACCCCAGCGATCCGATCAACATCCAGTTCACCAGCGGCACCACCGGCCTGCCCAAGGGCGCGACGCTCAGCCATCGCAACATCCTCAACAACGGCTATTTCGTAGGTCGCGGCATGGGGCTGAGCGCACAGGATCGCATCTGCATTCCCGTGCCGCTCTACCATTGCTTCGGCATGGTGATGGGGAACCTCGCCAGCCTGACCCACGGCGCGGCGATGGTCTATCCCGCGCCCGGCTTCGATCCAGAGGCGGCGTTGCGCGCGGTAGCGGCGGAGCGCTGCACTGCGCTCTACGGCGTGCCGACGATGTTCATCGCGATGCTCGCGCATCCCGTGCTCGACAGCCTCGATGTCACTTCGCTGCGTACCGGCTGCATGGCCGGCGCGATCTGCCCCGAGCCGCTGATGCGCGAGGTGATCGATCGGCTGCACATGCGCGACGTGACGATCGGCTACGGCATGACCGAGACCAGTCCCGTGAGCTTCCAGACCGCGCTCGACGATCCGATCCACCGCCGCACCGGATCGATCGGCCGGGTGCAGCCGCATCTCGAAAGCAAGCTGATCGACCTCGACGGCAATATCGTCCCGGTCGGCCAGCCGGGCGAGCTGTGCACGCGCGGCTATTCGGTGATGCACGGCTATTGGGACGAGCAGGAGCGCACCGCGGAATCGATCGATGCGGAGGGCTGGATGCACAGCGGCGACCTCGCCGTGATCGACGACGAAGGCTATGCCAATATCGTCGGCCGCCTGAAGGACATGGTGATCCGCGGTGGCGAGAATATCTACCCGCGCGAGATCGAGGGCTTTCTCTACAGCCACCCGGCGATCGAGGATGTCGCGGTGGTCGGCGTGCCCGATGATCGGATGGGCGAGGAACTGTGCGCCTGGGTGCGGCTGCGCGCCGGGGCGCAGGCCGATGCAGAAAGCATCCGCGACTTCTGCCGCGGCCAGATCGCGCACTTCAAGGTGCCCCGCTACGTCCGCATCGTCGCGGAATTCCCGACCACGGTGACCGGCAAGGTCCAGAAGTTCCTGATCCGGGAGGCGATGATCGCCGAGCTCGGCAGCCAATCCGGCGCGCAATCCGCCGAAACCAAGGAGAACCAGTGA
- a CDS encoding FecR family protein, with translation MTRDMADQAARWTARMDAGGWSEGDEAELRAWLAVHPLHSGALLRAQAAWISTDPAIAVVNEEPESVPSFSRRWAMAGGAGLLAASLVGGLIWATRSMHYATGVGEIRRVPLVDGSVAAINTASRIAVRVDDKRRNVDLAAGEAWFQVAKDAQRPFVVNAGRVRVQAVGTAFAIRLRGDGAQVFVTEGVVEAWVEGAEGHRVRIAAGGSAFVSNDAAIDVAAAEPSAVDRSLAWRAGKIDLDGSRLDAAVDEFNRYNQRKLVIVDPALASEEFDGIFRVDDPEGFALAVRESLDVPVDTRQPDAIRIGRNPN, from the coding sequence ATGACGCGCGACATGGCCGATCAGGCGGCGCGCTGGACGGCGCGGATGGACGCTGGCGGCTGGTCGGAAGGCGACGAGGCCGAGCTTCGGGCCTGGCTTGCCGTGCACCCGCTGCACAGCGGCGCGCTGTTGCGCGCGCAGGCCGCCTGGATCTCGACCGATCCTGCGATCGCGGTGGTGAACGAGGAACCTGAGTCGGTGCCCAGCTTCTCTCGCCGTTGGGCTATGGCGGGGGGCGCGGGCCTGCTCGCCGCATCGCTCGTCGGCGGGCTGATCTGGGCGACCCGCTCGATGCACTATGCGACGGGGGTGGGGGAGATCCGGCGTGTGCCGCTGGTCGATGGCTCGGTTGCGGCGATCAACACCGCGAGCCGGATCGCGGTACGCGTCGATGACAAGCGCCGGAACGTCGACCTTGCCGCCGGCGAAGCCTGGTTCCAGGTTGCGAAGGACGCGCAGCGGCCGTTTGTCGTGAATGCGGGCCGTGTGCGGGTGCAGGCAGTGGGGACTGCTTTTGCGATCCGGCTGCGCGGCGACGGTGCGCAGGTTTTCGTGACCGAGGGCGTGGTCGAGGCCTGGGTCGAGGGCGCTGAAGGGCACCGCGTCCGGATCGCCGCGGGCGGCAGCGCCTTCGTCTCCAACGATGCCGCGATCGACGTTGCCGCCGCCGAGCCCTCGGCCGTCGATCGCTCGCTCGCCTGGCGCGCGGGCAAGATCGATCTCGACGGCAGCCGCCTCGACGCCGCTGTCGACGAGTTCAACCGCTACAACCAGCGCAAGCTGGTGATTGTCGATCCCGCGCTCGCAAGTGAGGAGTTTGACGGGATTTTCCGCGTCGACGATCCGGAGGGGTTCGCGCTCGCGGTGCGCGAGAGCCTCGACGTTCCGGTCGATACCCGGCAGCCCGATGCCATCCGTATCGGCAGAAATCCGAACTAA
- a CDS encoding RNA polymerase sigma factor, which translates to MPHEADVRAWLLRSRAAPDDADELIQEAYCRLAMLDSVDHIGRPDAYFFSIVRNLYVRRLKRARVVPFETIAAIESYSADEAPSPEREAGGRLEVERVLALIARLPERCRQIVQMRRIEGLSQKEIASRLGVTEKVVEKQVWQGIRAVQALWQAADAEAEARIDAAEKTRVSKWRK; encoded by the coding sequence ATGCCCCACGAAGCGGACGTGCGCGCCTGGCTTCTGCGGTCGCGCGCGGCACCCGACGATGCCGATGAGCTGATCCAGGAGGCCTATTGCCGGCTCGCAATGCTCGACAGTGTCGATCATATCGGCCGGCCGGACGCCTATTTCTTCTCGATCGTGCGCAACCTCTATGTGCGCCGCCTGAAGCGCGCGCGGGTGGTGCCGTTCGAGACGATCGCGGCGATCGAAAGCTATTCCGCGGACGAGGCGCCGTCCCCGGAGCGCGAGGCCGGCGGGCGGCTCGAGGTGGAGCGCGTGCTCGCGCTCATCGCGCGCCTGCCGGAACGGTGCCGGCAGATCGTGCAGATGCGGCGGATCGAGGGGCTGTCGCAAAAGGAGATCGCATCGCGCCTCGGCGTGACCGAGAAGGTGGTAGAAAAGCAGGTCTGGCAGGGCATCCGGGCGGTGCAGGCATTATGGCAGGCGGCCGATGCGGAGGCGGAAGCCCGCATCGACGCAGCCGAGAAAACGAGGGTTTCGAAGTGGCGCAAATGA
- a CDS encoding glycoside hydrolase family 3 C-terminal domain-containing protein, with protein MAAPAGSQEAAPVYRDAKAPIEARVADLMARLTLDEKILLLAGESSMALNPIPRLGIPAVKMTDGPTGVRSPDGKPATVFPVGVALAASWNPDLAATVGAAVARETKAHGADVLLAPTVNIVRTPRWGRNFETYSEDPWLSGRMGLGYVRGVQGEGIGVSLKHFAVNNQESYRFVVDSIVDQRTLHEIYLPAFEMVVREADPWSVMASYNKINGTYAAENRWLLTDLLKKEWGYRGFVVSDWGATHTTAEAVNAGMDLEMPGPPKHFGDKLKAAVAEGKVSTAQIDDNARRMVRLIVRSGVIERGASRPEAATPLRQSAIARKAAEEAMVLLKNNGVLPFDRSIRSLAVIGPNADVVRMQGGGSSNVVPFETQTPLDALRAALPGVRITYEKGVDNEETPPAADAKLFSPDGKRGETGLTGSYFMTADASGEPVKTERVTRFVRWISGNVAGPKATGYAAIRWDGMFWPRTGGVHEFSVRGTGTPRVTLDGKVILEKASKVVPDNRDVLGFPVPRRTVQVTLEAGRGYPIRIDYANGGTPYENLSFGVREPQPSFDAAVAAAKGADAAIVIVGSSSTTEGEGYDRANIDLPGEQNRLVEAIAAANPKTAVVVNAGAAMTMPWHEKAPAIVSMWLPGEGGAAALADVLTGKVNPSGKLPVTFPQRSGDDLADLKTSKSAYSEGLLVGYRGYQARGVKPLFPFGHGLSYTSFAYSPLNVPARASGAKPVTVKLTVRNTGKRTGQEVVQLYVEPVEPMAGDPPRTLRAFQKVAIPAGGKREVTLTLDPRAFSFYDVKAGGWRVRPGAYRVLAGSSSEDIRQAGEIRVDP; from the coding sequence ATGGCGGCGCCGGCCGGATCGCAGGAGGCCGCACCGGTCTATCGCGATGCCAAGGCGCCGATCGAGGCGCGGGTTGCAGACCTGATGGCGCGGCTGACGCTGGACGAGAAGATCCTGCTGCTGGCGGGCGAATCCTCGATGGCGCTCAACCCGATCCCGCGCCTTGGCATCCCGGCGGTGAAGATGACCGACGGGCCGACCGGCGTACGCTCGCCCGACGGCAAGCCGGCGACGGTCTTCCCCGTCGGCGTCGCGCTGGCGGCGAGCTGGAATCCCGACCTTGCCGCCACGGTCGGCGCGGCGGTGGCGCGCGAGACCAAGGCGCATGGCGCCGACGTGCTGCTCGCGCCCACTGTCAATATCGTCCGCACCCCGCGCTGGGGCCGCAATTTCGAGACCTATTCGGAGGACCCCTGGCTCAGCGGGCGCATGGGCCTGGGCTATGTGCGCGGTGTACAGGGGGAAGGGATCGGCGTCTCGCTCAAGCATTTCGCGGTGAACAACCAGGAAAGCTATCGCTTCGTCGTCGACTCGATCGTCGATCAGCGCACGTTGCACGAAATCTACCTGCCCGCATTCGAGATGGTGGTGCGCGAGGCCGATCCGTGGTCGGTGATGGCGTCGTACAACAAGATCAACGGCACTTATGCGGCCGAAAATCGCTGGCTGCTGACCGATCTGCTCAAGAAGGAATGGGGCTATCGGGGCTTCGTCGTGTCCGACTGGGGCGCGACGCACACCACCGCCGAGGCGGTCAACGCCGGCATGGACCTCGAGATGCCGGGGCCGCCCAAGCATTTCGGTGACAAGCTTAAGGCCGCGGTCGCCGAGGGCAAGGTCAGCACCGCGCAGATCGACGACAATGCCCGGCGGATGGTCCGCCTGATCGTGCGCAGCGGCGTGATCGAGCGCGGGGCGTCGCGTCCGGAAGCGGCGACGCCGCTCCGTCAGTCCGCCATCGCGCGGAAAGCGGCGGAGGAGGCGATGGTCCTGCTCAAGAACAATGGCGTGTTGCCGTTCGACCGCTCGATCAGGTCGCTCGCGGTGATCGGCCCCAATGCCGATGTCGTGCGCATGCAGGGCGGCGGCAGCTCGAACGTCGTGCCGTTCGAGACGCAGACGCCGTTGGATGCGTTGCGCGCGGCGTTGCCCGGCGTGCGCATCACCTATGAAAAGGGCGTCGATAACGAGGAGACGCCACCTGCTGCCGATGCCAAGCTGTTCAGCCCGGACGGCAAGCGCGGCGAGACCGGTCTGACCGGCAGCTACTTCATGACCGCCGACGCGAGTGGCGAGCCGGTCAAGACCGAACGCGTCACGCGCTTCGTTCGCTGGATCAGCGGCAATGTCGCGGGACCCAAGGCCACCGGCTATGCCGCGATCCGCTGGGACGGGATGTTCTGGCCGCGCACCGGCGGCGTGCATGAGTTCAGCGTGCGCGGCACCGGCACGCCGCGCGTCACGCTCGACGGCAAGGTGATCCTCGAAAAGGCGAGCAAGGTCGTTCCCGACAATCGGGACGTGCTGGGCTTTCCGGTGCCACGTCGCACGGTGCAGGTGACGCTGGAGGCGGGGCGCGGCTATCCGATCCGCATCGACTATGCGAACGGGGGCACGCCCTACGAAAATCTGAGCTTCGGCGTGCGCGAGCCGCAGCCTTCGTTCGACGCCGCGGTCGCCGCGGCGAAGGGCGCGGATGCGGCGATCGTGATCGTCGGCTCGTCCTCGACCACCGAGGGCGAGGGCTATGACCGCGCGAATATCGACCTGCCGGGCGAGCAGAACCGGCTGGTCGAGGCGATCGCCGCGGCCAATCCGAAGACCGCGGTGGTGGTCAATGCGGGCGCGGCGATGACGATGCCTTGGCACGAGAAAGCGCCCGCGATCGTCAGCATGTGGCTGCCCGGCGAGGGTGGTGCCGCGGCGCTGGCCGATGTGCTGACCGGCAAGGTCAATCCGTCAGGCAAGCTGCCGGTGACCTTCCCGCAGCGTAGCGGGGACGATCTGGCCGATCTCAAGACCTCGAAGAGCGCCTATTCCGAGGGCCTGCTGGTCGGCTATCGCGGCTATCAGGCACGGGGCGTGAAGCCGCTGTTCCCGTTCGGGCACGGGCTGTCCTACACCAGCTTCGCCTATTCGCCGCTGAACGTTCCGGCCAGGGCGTCGGGCGCGAAGCCGGTGACGGTGAAGCTGACTGTGCGGAATACCGGCAAACGCACGGGGCAAGAGGTGGTGCAGCTCTATGTCGAGCCGGTCGAACCCATGGCGGGCGATCCGCCGCGGACACTGCGAGCCTTTCAGAAGGTCGCGATCCCTGCGGGCGGCAAGCGTGAGGTGACGCTGACGCTCGATCCGCGCGCCTTCTCCTTTTACGACGTCAAGGCGGGCGGCTGGCGCGTACGGCCGGGCGCCTATCGCGTGCTGGCGGGATCATCGTCCGAGGATATCCGGCAGGCCGGCGAAATCCGGGTCGATCCCTGA
- a CDS encoding sugar MFS transporter, producing the protein MAAPVTQLSSTDPASGDAQGINAPDLQVFVFALFFIFGGITSLNDVIIPKLKELFTLNYTQAMLVQFCFFTAYLVIGIPGAKLVKKLGYMRGAVAGLLTMMVGCLLFIPASQYATYGVFLFALFVLASGVVIVQVVANPLISLLGKPETAHSRLTFAQAFNSLGTTVFPIVGSILILGSLATVTADQLSGPALEAYRVAESKAIMHGYLGIAAALAVVAGVVWLFRNRLKGERHQASAGLAGLDLLGRPRFGFGALCIFLYVGAEVSIGSLIVNYLMQPGVMGLQEQAAGKLIGFYWGGAMVGRFIGSGLMRVISPGKLLAFVAVGAVALILISTNTTGHVAGYSLLAIGLMNSIMFPTIFSLASEKLGGRAADGSGIINIAIFGGAVVPLATGALADATGSLGLALILPAICYAIIAGFGYYARRPYAGPVAG; encoded by the coding sequence TTGGCCGCACCCGTCACACAATTGAGTTCGACCGATCCGGCGTCCGGCGACGCACAGGGCATCAACGCGCCCGACCTTCAGGTCTTCGTCTTCGCACTGTTCTTCATCTTCGGCGGCATCACCTCGCTCAACGATGTGATCATCCCGAAGCTCAAGGAACTGTTCACGCTCAACTACACCCAGGCGATGCTGGTGCAATTCTGCTTCTTCACCGCCTATCTGGTGATCGGCATCCCCGGCGCGAAACTGGTCAAGAAGCTGGGCTATATGCGCGGTGCGGTCGCCGGCCTGCTGACGATGATGGTCGGCTGCCTGCTCTTCATCCCCGCCTCGCAATACGCGACCTATGGCGTGTTCCTGTTCGCGCTGTTCGTGCTGGCGAGCGGGGTGGTGATCGTCCAGGTCGTCGCCAACCCGCTGATCTCACTGCTCGGCAAGCCCGAGACCGCGCATAGCCGCCTCACCTTCGCGCAGGCATTCAACTCGCTCGGCACCACGGTCTTCCCGATCGTCGGGTCGATCCTGATCCTCGGCAGCCTCGCCACCGTGACCGCAGACCAGCTCTCGGGCCCGGCGCTCGAAGCCTATCGCGTGGCGGAGAGCAAGGCCATCATGCACGGCTATCTCGGCATCGCTGCAGCACTCGCAGTGGTCGCCGGCGTCGTCTGGCTGTTCCGCAACCGCCTGAAGGGTGAGCGCCACCAGGCGAGCGCGGGTCTTGCCGGCCTCGACCTGCTCGGCCGGCCCCGCTTCGGCTTCGGCGCGCTCTGCATCTTCCTCTATGTCGGCGCGGAGGTCTCAATCGGCTCGCTGATCGTCAACTATCTGATGCAGCCCGGCGTGATGGGGCTTCAGGAGCAGGCAGCAGGCAAGCTGATCGGCTTCTACTGGGGCGGTGCGATGGTCGGGCGCTTCATCGGATCGGGCCTGATGCGCGTGATCAGCCCGGGCAAGCTGCTCGCCTTCGTCGCGGTCGGCGCGGTCGCGCTGATCCTGATTTCCACCAACACCACCGGCCATGTCGCGGGCTACAGCCTGCTGGCGATCGGCCTGATGAACTCGATCATGTTCCCGACGATCTTCAGCCTCGCCAGCGAGAAGCTGGGGGGCCGCGCGGCGGACGGGTCAGGGATCATCAACATCGCGATCTTCGGCGGCGCCGTGGTGCCACTGGCGACCGGCGCGCTCGCCGATGCGACCGGCAGCCTGGGCCTTGCGCTGATCCTGCCCGCCATCTGCTACGCGATCATCGCCGGCTTCGGCTATTATGCCCGACGGCCCTATGCCGGGCCGGTCGCAGGCTGA